A region from the Rheinheimera mangrovi genome encodes:
- the rpsK gene encoding 30S ribosomal protein S11 has translation MAKAPVRTRKRVKKQVSDGMAHIHASFNNTIVTITDRQGNALCWATAGGSGFRGSRKSTPFAAQVAAERAGTAALEYGLKNLEVFVNGPGPGRESAIRALNAAGYRITNITDVTPIPHNGCRPPKKRRV, from the coding sequence ATGGCTAAAGCACCAGTTCGTACTCGTAAAAGAGTAAAAAAGCAAGTTTCTGACGGTATGGCTCATATCCATGCCTCTTTCAACAACACCATAGTCACGATCACTGATCGCCAGGGTAACGCTCTTTGCTGGGCAACTGCTGGTGGTTCTGGTTTCCGTGGTTCGCGTAAGTCTACGCCGTTTGCTGCACAGGTTGCTGCTGAGCGTGCTGGTACTGCCGCGTTAGAATATGGTCTGAAGAATCTTGAAGTGTTTGTAAACGGTCCAGGTCCAGGCCGCGAATCAGCGATTCGTGCTCTGAACGCAGCTGGCTACCGCATTACAAATATCACCGACGTGACGCCAATTCCACACAATGGTTGCCGTCCACCGAAAAAACGTCGCGTGTAA
- the rpsD gene encoding 30S ribosomal protein S4, with amino-acid sequence MARYLGPKLKLSRREGTDLFLKSGVRAIDSKCNLTTAPGQHGARRGRLSDYGLQLREKQKVRRIYGVLEKQFRNYYKEAARLKGNTGENLLQLLEGRLDNVVYRMGLASTRAEARQLVSHKAIMINGAVVNIPSYAVSPDQVIAVREKAKKQARIVAALEISEQREKPTWIEMDTKKMEGVFKRVPERSDLSADINEQLIVELYSK; translated from the coding sequence ATGGCAAGATATTTGGGTCCTAAGCTCAAGTTAAGTCGTCGCGAAGGAACAGATTTGTTCCTGAAAAGCGGCGTTAGAGCAATTGATTCAAAGTGTAATTTAACTACTGCTCCTGGTCAGCACGGCGCTCGTCGCGGTCGTTTATCAGACTACGGTTTACAATTACGCGAAAAACAAAAAGTACGTCGTATTTATGGCGTATTAGAGAAGCAGTTCCGTAACTATTACAAAGAAGCTGCTCGTTTGAAAGGTAACACTGGCGAAAACTTACTTCAGTTACTTGAAGGCCGTTTAGACAACGTGGTTTATCGCATGGGTCTGGCTAGCACGCGTGCAGAAGCACGTCAGTTAGTTAGCCACAAAGCTATTATGATTAATGGCGCTGTGGTAAACATCCCATCTTACGCTGTGTCACCTGATCAAGTCATCGCTGTTCGTGAGAAAGCGAAGAAGCAAGCGCGTATCGTTGCTGCTTTAGAGATTTCTGAACAACGCGAAAAACCAACTTGGATCGAAATGGATACCAAGAAGATGGAAGGCGTTTTCAAACGCGTTCCAGAGCGTTCAGACTTGTCTGCAGACATCAACGAACAGTTAATCGTCGAGCTTTACTCTAAGTAG
- a CDS encoding DNA-directed RNA polymerase subunit alpha codes for MQGSVTEFLKPRLVGIEKINPTRAKVTLEPLERGFGHTLGNALRRILLSSMPGCAVTEVEIDGVLHEYSAKEGVQEDIIDILLNLKGLAVRLEDKDEVTLTLTKKGAGPVTAGDIQRGDGVVIVNPEHVICNLTGETEFSMRLKVQRGRGYVPASARVSSEDDERPIGRLLLDASFSPVERIAYSVEAARVEQRTDLDKLVIDMETNGTVEPEEAIRRAATILAEQLEFFVELRDKSEPEKREEKPEFDPILLRPVDDLELTVRSANCLKAEQIQYIGDLVQRTEVELLKTPNLGKKSLTEIKDVLASRGLSLGMRLENWPPASLVNKD; via the coding sequence ATGCAGGGTTCTGTCACCGAATTCCTTAAGCCGAGATTAGTTGGTATCGAAAAAATCAACCCAACTCGTGCCAAAGTTACTTTGGAACCACTTGAGCGCGGTTTCGGGCATACCTTGGGCAACGCGTTGCGTCGTATTTTACTTTCGTCAATGCCAGGTTGTGCAGTGACCGAAGTGGAGATCGACGGCGTTCTTCATGAGTACAGCGCCAAAGAAGGTGTTCAGGAAGATATCATTGATATTTTACTGAACCTGAAAGGTTTAGCCGTCCGCTTGGAAGACAAAGACGAAGTCACTCTGACTTTAACTAAGAAAGGTGCTGGCCCTGTAACTGCTGGTGATATCCAGCGTGGTGACGGTGTAGTGATCGTTAACCCAGAGCACGTAATTTGCAACCTGACTGGCGAAACTGAATTCAGTATGCGCCTGAAAGTTCAACGTGGTCGTGGTTATGTTCCTGCTTCTGCCCGCGTATCCTCAGAGGATGACGAACGTCCAATTGGTCGTCTGTTACTGGACGCATCTTTCAGCCCGGTAGAGCGTATTGCCTACTCAGTTGAAGCTGCTCGTGTAGAACAGCGTACTGACCTGGACAAGCTGGTTATCGATATGGAAACCAATGGCACAGTAGAGCCAGAGGAAGCGATTCGTCGTGCTGCGACTATTTTAGCTGAACAGCTGGAATTCTTCGTAGAATTACGCGACAAGAGCGAGCCAGAAAAACGTGAAGAGAAACCGGAATTCGATCCGATTCTGTTACGTCCAGTCGATGATTTAGAGTTAACAGTTCGTTCTGCTAACTGCTTAAAAGCAGAGCAGATACAGTACATCGGTGATCTGGTACAACGTACCGAGGTTGAGTTGCTGAAAACGCCAAACCTGGGTAAAAAGTCGCTTACCGAAATCAAAGACGTGTTGGCTTCACGCGGTTTATCTTTAGGCATGCGCCTGGAAAACTGGCCGCCAGCAAGTTTGGTAAATAAAGACTAA
- the rplQ gene encoding 50S ribosomal protein L17, with the protein MRHRKSGRQLNRNSSHRTAMFRNMASSLVKHEIIKTTLPKAKELRRVIEPLITLAKNDSVANRRLAFARTRDKEVVGLLFNVLGPRYNARPGGYTRILKCGFRAGDNAPMAYIELVDRPEVAGAALPVEETAAE; encoded by the coding sequence ATGCGCCATCGCAAGAGTGGTCGTCAGTTAAACCGGAACAGCAGTCACCGTACTGCAATGTTCCGCAACATGGCTAGCTCGTTGGTGAAGCACGAAATCATCAAAACGACTCTGCCAAAGGCAAAAGAGTTACGTCGTGTAATCGAACCTCTGATTACACTGGCGAAAAATGATAGCGTTGCAAACCGCCGTTTAGCTTTTGCTCGTACACGTGATAAAGAAGTAGTTGGTTTGTTATTTAACGTGTTAGGTCCACGTTATAACGCCCGTCCAGGTGGTTACACTCGTATTCTGAAGTGTGGCTTCCGTGCTGGCGACAACGCACCAATGGCTTACATCGAGTTAGTAGACCGTCCAGAAGTGGCCGGCGCTGCATTACCAGTTGAAGAAACAGCAGCTGAGTAA